The DNA region CCCATTGGCGATAACTGGAGGTTTTATCAGCTAGCGGCAACCCTTGTGATAAACGCCGCAGATCATCAGCGATGATCCGCCAAGACACGGCATCAATGACCCAGTGATGAAAGGCCAAAAACAGCCCAGTTTGTTGACTCTGCTCGTCTTGGACGGGTAAATGCCGGATCCGCGCCCAAGCCATAATGGGACCGTTAACCAAATCAAACTGCGACTGCAATGTGGTGAGCGCGTCATAAAGTGCCTCCTCCGTCATGGCGGATGCATCCAGCTCTTTCAGCTCGGGGACAACAACAGAGGCTTGGTAGCGCTGGCGACGAGTCCCGCCCTCTTCAACCACCCGTAGCCGCAGCGCATCATGATGTGCCAATAGCTTTGACATCATTTCGTTCAGGCGGGTGTTATCGAGGTTAGGAATAGCCAAAATCACCGCTTGGTTCCAATGCGCTGGCCGAGCAAAGGGCTGTGCATCAAACCAGTGCTGGATGGGGTGCAGAGCAAAGTCACCGGATAGCTGTCCCTGCTCTGCATCGACAGCTTGCTCCGTTTCAGCACGTGCCGTGAGGGTGCGACACAATTTACGGACTGTTTTCGCCTCAAATACGTCTTTGACGGTGCAAGGAAAACCTGCATCCCGAAGGCGGGTGTTGAGCTGTATACTCAAAATTGAATCGCCGCCCAGACGGAAGAAATCGTCTTCCACACCGAGCTCCGTATTCAGCACATCGCGCCATACTGCAAGCACGTCGGTTTCCATGTCCGTTTCTGGCTGCGCATAGTGTTGTGCTGTCCGCTGGCGTGCTGGCAATCGACTGACATCCAGCTTACCGTTTACCGTCAACGGCAATTCATCCAGCACAATAAGCTCTGCTGGTACCATATATTCAGGCAGAATTCGGTTGGCTTCAGACAGGATTTTCCCCACATCCACAGTCACTTTGTCAACAGTCACTTTGTCAACAGAGTTGTCAGAGAATGACGCACTTTGCATTGTGGCGTAGGCCACCAGCTGACATTGCGCACCTTCCCCGGAAAGAACAACTCTCACTTGGTTAAGTTGCGGGGCCACTTTGGCAAGCTGGTTTTCGATTTCAGCCAATTCAATCCGATAACCGCGCAGTTTGATCTGTTGATCCAGACGGCCCAAGTACTCGACGTCGCCGTTGTTAAGCCAGCGCGCCTTATCGCCTGTGCGGTAGCAACGTACGCGCTGTCCCGCGATGGTGAGGGTTACAAAGGCGCTCGCGGTTAATTCTGGTTGGTTAAGATATCCTCGAGCCAGCCCCAGACCAGCAAGACAAAGCTCTCCCGCTACTCCCACGGGGCAAAGCTGTCCCCGCTCATCAACGATCAGCGCTTGTGTATTATCTACAGGCTGGCCTATGGTCACCGGCTCACCGGGCTTCAGCTCTTTGACCAAGGCCGTCACGGTGAATTCGGTCGGGCCATACATATTGAGAAGGCGCAGTTTGTCCTGCCAACTGGTCGCCAACGTGGCCGGACAAGCCTCACCGCCAAACGCGACGGTATGAAGTGTACGTAGTGGCCGAGGAACCATGGCGGCAAACAGTGCTGTTGCACTGATCATATGGGTCGCACCACAGAAATCTGCCTGATCAAGCAAGGTCTCATCCGGCTTGCCAAACACTAAATGCGCCCCCGCAAATAGAGGAAGAATGGCGGTCATGTTTCCCGCATCAAACGCCAAAGACATTGGGTTGAGCATCACACTATCGCCATTCAACCCTAACCGCGTGGTATGGTCGGTTAACAGATTCGTAAACGCGCCATGTTCAACTTCGACGCCTTTCGGTAAGCCTGTAGACCCCGAGGTATAAATCACATAGGCCACGTCATTTTCTTTTACCGTGGGGGTGGGTGGCGTCTGTCCGGTGGCAGAGAGCTGCTTCGTGGTGGATGGTTCTGTGAGGTTAAGCACTTCGCAGCCGGTTAGCGACGGATGAGATTGCGCAAACAGGGCATCAGGCGCAATCACTAACGATAGTTGCGCATCATCAACAAAGTGCTGCAAGCGAGCAGTTGGATAGGCTGGGTCGAGCGGCACATAGCTCATCCCCGCTTTCCAAACGGCGAGCACTGATACCGCATACTGGGTCGTACGGCTTGCCACCACACCTACTTTTGTCTCGGCACCTGGCGCTTGCCTATTTGAGCCTTGTGCCAATAAATAATGCGCTAAACGATTTGCTGCCTGTTCTAGCGCCTGGTAACTGAGGGTACCATCAGATCCAGTGACCGCCCGTTGAGTCGGGCTCACTGCGGCATGGTGACTCATTTGGTCATGCACCAACCTGTTCGCTTCAACACGGGTTGGCAAGCTGGCTAATGCCTTGCCAACTTGGTTTTGATGCGCCTGTTCCACAAGGGGCAAGGCCATTACTTCTGTTTCGGGGGCGGCGAGGATACCGTCTAATAACCGCAGAAACATGTCGGCGAAGCGAGCGATCGTTTGGTGTTCGAAAATCCCTTTGCTGTATAGCCATTCCAGCCGAACACCGTCTACCAACTCGGTCACTTTCAATGATAAATCCGTTTTGGCGGGCAGTACCGGCGACGGTTCTTCTACCGCACCGCACCCTGGGATCAGGTCGTTAAAGTCCACCTTTGCCTGGTAAACCAGCATAATTTGGAAAATAGGATTATGTGCCGTGGTTCGGTCAGCCCCGATGGCTTCGCTTAGGGATTCAAAGCGAAACAGCTGATGATCAAACGCTGCCAAATCCTGCTCACGGCAATATTGCAAGTAATCGATGAAGGTCGCATGCTCATCAAGTAGCGTTCGCAGTACAATGGTATTAACAAAAAACCCAACAACATCTTCTATATCGCCGCGCTCTCGGTAGGCCAAAGGGGTGCCAATGACCACATCCTTTTCCCCACCAAGGCGCGCCATTAGTAGTGAGAAAATTGCGTGTAAGCCAATAAAGTATGAGCAACTGTTTTGTTGGCATAGCCGCTGAAATTGCTGCCACTTGGTTAAAGAAATGGTCGAGAATACCAGTGCGCCATCATTGTTGTGGCTTGCAGGACGCGGTTTATCCAGCGGCAACGCATGCACTTCCGGAATGCCTTTCAATCGCTCAACCCAAAATGGGCGAAACTCTTGGTGATAATCGCGAAAGGCTGGAGAATTTAGCCAGTGAGCGTAGTCAATGTAGTTAACATCAGTCGGTTTCAGCGGTGCTAACTGGTTATTCTGGTATGCTAAAAAAGCCTGCTCGAAATCAGCAAACATGTTTTTCACGGACCAACCATCTGAAATGATGTGGTGTTGAGTGAGCATCAGCAAATGCTCTTCCTCATCCAGTCGAATCAATTCGACCCGCGTTAACCCTCCTTTCTCCAGATCAAACGACTGGTAAATATCCTCCTCAACCCTTCTCAATAAGGCTTTTTCTCTCGCCTCTTTGTCCAAGTGCGAGAGATCATGATGCGTCACGGTCAGCGTGGCCTGATCGTCAATGTGCTGTTCACCTTTTCCATGGCGATTGCGCACAAACCGTGTTCTCAAGCTGGCATGTTTATCCTTCAAGGCCGCAAATGCGTATTCCAGTGCGTTTACATCGAGTTTACCGGTGAGGCGGAAATGGACCGGCATATTGTATAAGTGCGAGTTGTCTTCATATTGCTCGATAAACCACAAACCGCTTTGCGAAAATGAAAGCGGCCCCGTTTTATCTTGTTGTACTGGAATAGGCTGTTCATAGGCCTGACGCGCGCGTAAGCACCGGATAATCGCCTCTTTATGGGTACGGATCTGCTGGCCAATTTCTGGCGTCATCGCTTGTTTGCTGCATTGAGAAACCAGCTGACCTTTTTCATTCAGTGCTAACCGAATGCCTTTGCGCTCAAGATCCGCCAAAAATGAAATCATATCTGTCATGGTTTTTTCCTGTATCACTGCGGATCGTCGTTACGCGTTAAGAGTGGCACCGCCATCCACCACGATGTCCTGCATCGTCACATGGCTGGCCAAATCTGATGCTAAAAACACGACGACGTTCGCGACTTCTTCTGGTTGGGCGATCTTTCCTAGTGGAATGCCCAGTTTGAATTGCTCAGGAAACCCTGCAATGGTGCGCTGCTCGGCATCTTCGCTGTGCCACAGTGAGCGCTGCATCTGCGTATCCGTCGAGCCCGGCGATACCAAATTGCAGCGTATGCCATAAGGGGCAAGCTCTAGCGCAACACAGTGAGCGAGGCTGCTCAGTGCGGCTTTAGACGCACAGTAGGCTGTCATATGTTGACGCGGAACATGGGCGGCATTCGAGCTGACCGTCACCACGGCACCATGACGTTGCTGCTTAAATACAGGGATCAGCTGTTGTAATAAGTAGAAAGCGCCGGACGCATTCACATTAAGGCAGGTGTGCCAATCGTCTAGCGTCAGCGACTCGGCTTTTCCCATGCGTAATGTACCCGCCACATTGGCGAGTACATCGATACATGGCACATCCGATAAAATACGCTGCGTTACCGCTTTAACCTGGTCTGGATTCGCAATGTCCACATCATAGGTTGAAAATGGGTATGGCGCGCCCGCCTTGCGTGCGCCACCAAAGTCATTATCCAAACCAATTACCTGAGCACCCAGTTGGTGGAAGTGCATGGCCACTGCGTACCCGATGCCACGAGCCGCCCCCGTTACCCAAACCACTTTGTTATCAAATTGACCGCTGAAGGTCATGGCTGTTTGCTGCTTCACTGCCTTCACCACACCATCTCCACTTCGTCTTCACTTTGTTGCTGTAGGTCGTCGAGATAGCGACAAAATTCACTGAGAACTGGGCGGTCAAACACGTCTGATACCTTGATACTGACACCAAACTCGGCGCCTAGGCGGTTAACTATTTGAATGGTCTGTAGCGACTGTCCACCTAACTCGAAAAAGTTATCCTGCGACTCAATCAGGCCAACCCCTAAGATCTGCTGCCAAATCGCCCCAACTCGGCTTTCGGTCTCACTCGCTAACACGGTTTCTGCACGGTCTCCCTCATAACTGGTCAGTAACAGGTTGCGATCAATTTTGTTGTTGAGTGTTTTCGGCAAGCTGGGAAAGAAACGAAAATCCGTTGGGATCATTGCCGGCGGAAGGTTTGCCTGCAGCGCGGTTTTGATAGTCAGCGCACTTTCATTCTCACCCCCCTTCCCAGCGACAAATGCCACCAAACGACGGAGACCATTATCAAATACCATGCCCTGTACACAGGCTTCTTCCACACCATCAAGCGCAAGGAGGTGGGATTCAACTTCGCCCGGCTGTATACGGTAGCCACTGATTTTGAACTCATTATCAATACGGCCTAGGTAAATCAGCTGGCCATCGATGAGTGTCACTCGATCACCGGTACGGTATGCACGGCGCTCTACCTCGCCCACGAGTAAGCGAATAAAAGCAGGGTGCGCCTGGCCGAGGTAGCCATCAGCGAGTGTATCGCCTAGGATCACCAGCTCGCCTGTGGTTGTCGGGCGCAACTGATCATCAAGCACCAATACGTCGATGCCGGACAAAGGCAGACCGATAGGTAATTGACCATGACGACCATCAACGTCTTGCAACTCGCTGCACGTTGCAACCACGGTCGTTTCTGTCGGACCGTAGGTATTAAACAAACGAATGCAGTTAGTCAGCCCAGCCTCTTCAACGGCTGTCTTCCACTGGATTAACGGCTCGGGATAAACCGCTTCACCACCGATGATCACGCCTTTCAACGTACTCGGTAATGTCGCAGTACCTGCGCGTAGACTCACCACCCACTCATTCCAGAACGCTGTTGGCAAATCCAGCACAGTGATCTGCGCGGCGGTTAGCGCATCAGAAAAGCTTGCCATTGACTCAAGCATGGCATCGGTTCGAAGCACAAGTGTGGCGCCTTGTCCCAATGTCACGAAGATTTCTTCGATACTGGCATCAAAGTGGAAAGGCGCAAACTGCAGCACGCGATCGGTCCCGTTGATGTCATAGCGCTTGGCTGCCGCCGCGACGAAATGGTTCATCGCCGAATGGCTAATCGTCACCCCTTTCGGCTGCCCCGTCGAACCAGACGTGAACATGATATAAGCCAGATCTGAGGCAGAGGTGTCCGGCAACGTGACAGGTTCGCGATGCAGACGCCCCGCCAGTTGGACAGTAACAGGCAAGGCCGAGAGGGTGTGTTGATACTGCGCTTCGGTAATCAGCGTATCTATCGCCGCTTGATTGACAATCAAATGCTGACGTTCGATCGGCTGCTCCGGATCGAGCGGCACGTATACAGCACCACTGAACATCACCCCTAACACCGTGGTGATGCACGGTAGAGAGCGGCTTAGTGCCACTCCAACTCGCTCTCCGGACTGCACACCTTGTGCCCGTAAAGCGCTGGCGATCGTGTCTGCCTTGTTGACCAGGTTCTCATAGGTCAACGCTACCCCATCCTGCTCCACGGCGATGGCATCTGGCCGCTGCGCTGCATGACGACGAATCTGACTCAGTACAGACTCCACGGGCGTGTCAGTTAGCGCGTCGCTTTCTCCTGAGATAAGAGCATCGTGCCGCGCCTGCGCATGTAAGCTTGCCAGTACACGGCTCGTACTTTGTGTCGGCGATGCAAGCCAGTGTGTCAGTAAGCTCATCAACTCTTGTTGCAACTCGACGAGCTCATCTTGGTCATACACTGCAGGGTTGGCATCGATATCTACCTCTGGCAAGCCTTCTGACTTACTGTGCAATTCAATCGTCAGATCTTCTACTGGCCCAGCACTTAGATTCAGCGTGCTAGCCGCTACGTTGCCATAATGCAAAGGATGATCGAACGGCATGATATTCACTAAGGCACCAAACAACCGCTGACCGCCACCGACCCGATTCAAGTCGCGACGAAGGTCTTCGTAGCGATAGTGCTGAAAGCGACGCATCTTCTTTTTGTGCGCCGCAACCTTTCTGGCAACGTCTAGCAAATCATCGTCAGCAACGACATCGACCACCAGCGGTACGATGTTCATTTGCATACAAGGAACCGTCAACGATTTGGAGCCGAGACGGTTCATGACCATCATGCCCAATACAACCTGTTCGTTGTCGCTGTAGTGACGCAGGTGCGTACAAAGGGCGGCGAGGAACAGATCCACCCAAGTTAATTGATGATGTTCCGCAAGACGCTGGCATTGCTGCCATAACGTGTCATTGAACGTACAACTCTCTCGATGAAACTGAGCAGAGATCGGCGCGACATCGGTGCGGTAAGAAGACGGCGCCACATTTCCAGCAAGGGTGTCGAGCCAAAACTGACGGGCTTTGTCATACGCGCCCGACTCTCGGCGTTGCTGGTCTTCCTCCAACACAGCCTGAAACGCACCGAAAGGCGATGGCGTGGGTGCTTTCCCCTCCATCAACTGTGAATAAATCTCAGCGATACGTTGGAATACCAGTGTCGTCCCAAAGCCATCGAGCGCAATATGGTGAACACAATGATAAAGATAGTCTTGATGTTTCCCATGCAGCAGCGCAAACCGACACGCCAGTTGACAGTCAAGGTCAAACGCTTCCGTCATATCTTCGGCGGCCCAGCGACGTACTGTTGCCAGCTCAGTTTCATCCTCGGTAGAGGGGGCAAGATAAACGCGTTCAAACCTCACAGGTTCAGACGTAGCAACCCGATAAGGTTGTTCATTTTCACTGCGATAGTAACAAGACAAGCATTCACTCTCTGCCACGGCTTGCCGTGCAGCGCGCGCCAATAGATCGGCATCGACTTTTCCGTCAAAGACGATGCACTCAGCCGTGTTGAACAGCGCCTTATCTTCATTAAGAGTGTGCCCTAGCCACAACCCGTGTTGAGCCGTATTTAGCGGTGTCATACTTGTCCCTCCATCTTCACTTGGTTTTGCGTTTGCTCCAGTAACGCCCACCAGTGATTGAAGGTTGGCGCCTCCGCCAATTGGACAAAGTTGACCTCAACGCCATGCTTGCGCCATTCGGTGATCAACGCCATGATCTGCACAGAGTCTAAACCGTAATCGATCAGGTTCTCATCCGGGTCAAACGCATCCTCCTCCTCGTCGACGAGTTTCGCGATGCGGGCAAGCAAACCACCGTGAGTCAGCACATCAGGCAACGCGTGCGGCTCGGCTTTCGGCACCTGACCTATTACCGAAGCCGTTGACATCACCAACCCTGCTCGTCCAGCCACATACTTGAGTGTCATTTGATGCTCTTCGAGTGAAAAGTCAGCAATGGCATCACCGATCATGAAGGGTTTAATGTCGCGCATAAAAGCGTCCACCGCGGTCATCAGGCAACCTATATGGCCATAGATCCCCCCAATCAATAACTGGTCACGTCCTAGCTCGTTGAGCGTATGCTCCAAAGGTGAACGCTGAAACGCCGAGTAACGCCATTTGTCGAGAACAATATCTCCCGCTTCTGGTGCTAACGCCGCAACGACTTGTTGCAACTCTGGCGATTGGTTCAGGCCTGGCCCCCACATATCATTGAGTAGCGCTCTGTCCGCCATATTCTGCTCTTTAGGTTGAGCCGTGTAGATCACCGGAATACCATGAGATTTACAGAACTGCTTCAAGGCCACCAAATTATCGAGCAGCGTTTTCATCAGCGCGCTATCGCGCTCGTAAAAGCTCACAAAATAAGCTTGCATATCGTGGATTAAAAACGCCGCTTTCGCGGGCTCAAACGTCCAGGACACCTTGTTAGTTGGAAAGTCCTCGATCGAAGGCATGGTATACGTCGGTAGTGCTGGAATAGTCATGATAAAACGTCCTTTTCAGGCTGAAACGGTGGTTGGGCGGTGAGTTGATTGGCAATCCGCTGGCGCAACGCTTTTTTGTTAATTTTGCCGACAGGCGTCATGGGCAAGGCATCGACTTTTTCTATCCGATCGGGAAGTTTATAGTCAGCGATGCCACGCGCACGCAGGTGTTTTCGGATTGTGAGAGGTTTTAGCGTTGGATTGGTCGTCACGATAAATGCGCAACTTTTCTCCCCCATGACGCTATCGGGCATAGCAACTAACGCGGCCTGTGTGATTTCCGGCACCGCCAGCAGCTGGTTTTCGACCTCTTCGGCCGCCACCTTTTCGCCACCACGATTAATCTGGTCTTTATCGCGGCCCACCACCATCAAGTAACCGTCTTCGGTCATCACCACCACGTCGCCGGAGCGGTAAAACCCGTCCTTATCAAATGCGGCGCGATTATGTTCTGGGCTGTTGTAATAACCCCGGAAGGTATATGGCCCGCGCGTGAGCAAGGCGCCGGGGGTTCCTCTCGGCACGTCGTCGCCGTTTTCATCAACGATCCGTATTTCATCATCGTCGCTGATGGGACGCCCTTGGGTGTGTAGAATGTGCCACTCGCTGTCATCAAAGCGTGTGTAGTTCACCAAGCCTTCGGCCATACCGAATACCTGCTGCAGCTGACAGCCCAACTCAGGGTAAATACGACGGGCAAGGCTTTCACCAAGATGTGCACCACCAACCTGTAACCATTTCAAGCTGCTAAGCGCCGAGCGATCATCTGCCGCGGCTTGCAACCACAAGGTAACAGCAGAGGGCACCAACGCAGCCATGGTTATCTGATGAGATTGAATCAATGGAAAACAGGTCATGGGGCTGGGCTCTGCCGCCAAAACCACGGTCCCCCCAGCGTAAAACACCCCCAGCGCACCAGGTGAGCTTAAGGTGTAATTGTGGGGGGCAGGCAATGCACACAAATAAACCGTATCGCTGTTTAAGTGACAAATCTCTGCGCTGGCACGGACACTGTAGTAGTAGTCATTGTGTGTTCGGGGGATCAGTTTTGGGGTGCCCGTACTGCCGCCTGAAAGCTGAAAAAAGGCGACGTCAGAAGCATTCAGTTCTGGCCAAGAGACGGCTTTTTGCGCTTGATTACTGGACGCATGACACGGCGTCAAGGTGCCCGCAATGGCGGCGGCGAGCGAATAGCCAAACTCCGCATCACCATCAACCAAGCAGAACTTGAGTGAAGTCACCTGCTCACTCAAGGTTTGCGCAAACGCACTTTGGGTGAATAAGTGGTGGCGTGAGGAAACGATCGCCAACGTCGGCCTAATTTGCTCCGCATAAGCAGTCATTTCATACTGGTTGTGACTGAACAATGCATTCACCGGCACCACGCCCAGCTTCATTAGCGCAAAAAAGGTAATATAGAACTCGGCGACATTAGGTAAATGCACTAACGCTGTATCACCCGGCTTCACACCAAGTTGTAACAACGAGGCAGCTAATCGCTCCGCGTCCTGCTCAAGTTGACGGTACGTCCAGCTTCTTTCACCGCATATCAGCGCTCTATGGTTGGCATGGCATTGCTGTTGACGTGTCAAAATGTCTGTCATCGGCACATCTGTCCAATAGCCTTTCTGGCGGTAACGCTCAGCAAGCGTTGGCGGCCATGAGGTATAGCCGATACTCATGCAGCCCCCTTTTCGCCTAATCCAAACGCATTGAGCATCGTACCGAGCTTGGCTTCGGTTTCCGCCCATTCCGCCTGCGGACAAGAAGCATCGACAATCCCTGCCCCTGCAAATAAACGAACAGAGTTCTCACGTACCTTTCCACAACGGATCGTGACCGCCCACTCGCCATTCCCATGAGAATCACACCAACCCACCATGCCGGTGAACATGCCACGTTCGTAGACTTCCAGCTCGTTGATCGCATCACGAGATAACGTGAAGGGAAAACCACAGACAGCCGGAGTTGGGTGTAGTAAGCACGCTAACTGCAGGACGTTGTAGTTCAACGGCTTACCGTTTTCATCGACCAAACTATTGAGCTGCCCTTCAATGCGTGTCGAGAGGTGCCACATAGTCGGAGTAGAAATCAGTGATGGGCCATCAGGAACGTCTAGATCGCGACAATAAGGGGTGAGTTGTTGAGCGATTTCTTCAATGACCAGACGGTGTTCATATCTGTCTTTCACCGATTTAAGCAGTGCATCACTCACCTGTCGATCGGCCTCCGTATTGCCTTGACGCTTTGCTGAGCCAGCGAGTGGATTCGACAAAATAGACGTCCCTTGCTGGCGGATCAGAAGCTCAGGGCTCGCGCCAAGTAAAACGGATTGGTCAGATTGTGGAATAGCAAAATGAAACCCTGTGGGGTTTTGTTTGATCAAACGGGCAAGTACATCGTCAGCGGAGATGGCGTCACTTAACTCCAGGTTCAGTACCCGAGATAACACAGCTTTTTCTAATTCAGTGCACTGAAACTTTTTTACTGCCTGAGTCACCGCATGCTTGAATACCGACTCGTCCGGTTCGCTGCGCTTAGCCAATATCTGCAAAGGCTCACGTGCGAGTAAGCCATTGGATTCGCGCATGGTCACATTGTGCTCCGTGACCTCGACAGATTCAGGCATATAGAGGCAAGACGGTTCGGATACATCAAACGGAATCGACCCCATTAAAATCGGGTTTTCAACACCTTTGGCTTTTTCGTCTGCAAATGCTTGTTGTATTTTTTGCTGGAACGCGCTCTGGCGTTGGTCACCATTGATAGCGGGTGTAGTAATTGTTTGGCTAATTCCCTTTCCACTGACCGTTTTATATTCCGATGAGAAAAATAGATCGCTGTTGGGTGAGAACACAGGCGTCAATCCTAGCCTCTCACGTTGGGTATGTTGCATGTCACAACTCCATTTACATAACAGCCTGTTTTTATTACATTTACTTGCAAAAACTGACAGGGCTATTATTAACTCGGTAGGTTTAGTTGTTATAAAGTGACATCACATTGCTTTTGTGTACGAAAAGGAGCCAACCCGCGTTGGCTCCTTCGGCATCAGGTGGTCCTGATGAATCGTTATTATTAGAAGTCGTATGAAACGCCAGCATAGACGCTGCGGGCTTTCATGATGTAATCCAAGTCTATCGCGGTCTCACCTCGCTCTTCGTTCGTGAGGTTGGTAACTCCCAGCTTCAGGTTAAGATTGTTTACCGGTTGATAGCGCGCCCCTAGATCCACGGTGCCGTATGCATCTAGCTTCACCAAATCCGACCCTTGTTTTGCGTATTGCGAGCCTGTGTATTGATAAGATGTGTAAGCGTAAAGGTTGTCTTGTGCCTGCCAGTCGAGTTGGACGTTAGCCACATGGGCGGGCGTATTGAGAAGGTCAGTCTGCGTGCTTTTGTCTTCTGCATCGCTGTAGGTATAATTCACCGAGACACTGACCGTGTCAGTAACGTCTGCCCATAACGACGTTTCCACCCCTTTGATTTCGGCTTCGTCGACGTTGAAGTAGCTCAACTCAGTTTTGACGCGATCCCACGTTTCCGACGCAATCATGTCGTCAATGTCGTTTTCGAACACAGTTAACCCAGCACCCCAGTGATCGGTTTCATAGCTGGTTCCCAGCTCATAGCTCCGTGAGGTCTCTGCCTTAAGATCCGGGTTGCCAACCACATGACATTTGCCCCGACACGCTAGCACCGCGTAAGAATCACTGTACTGATTAAGCCCTGGCGCTTTAAAGGCTTCGCCGACCCCGCCTTTAATCACCCAGTTGTCAGTGATCGTATAAACGGCATAAGCACGCGGGCTGAACTCACCCCCGTATACCTCGTGATCGTCATAACGTGCACTCAGAGTCAGTGCCAAATCGCCTAACGAGATTTCATCTTGCAGGTAAACCGCCGCCTGACTGTAGTTCACAGAATCGGTCGTCAGCGTCAGATTATTCTCCAGTTTGGTATCACGAAATTCGCCGCCGCCCGTCAGCAGGTGATCCCCCAAATAACCAGACAGCTGGGCATCAATAGTGTTATTGGTTTGCTCGATATCACCGACTGCACTATTTAGCTCTGAATCATCTCGCA from Salinivibrio kushneri includes:
- a CDS encoding non-ribosomal peptide synthetase → MTDMISFLADLERKGIRLALNEKGQLVSQCSKQAMTPEIGQQIRTHKEAIIRCLRARQAYEQPIPVQQDKTGPLSFSQSGLWFIEQYEDNSHLYNMPVHFRLTGKLDVNALEYAFAALKDKHASLRTRFVRNRHGKGEQHIDDQATLTVTHHDLSHLDKEAREKALLRRVEEDIYQSFDLEKGGLTRVELIRLDEEEHLLMLTQHHIISDGWSVKNMFADFEQAFLAYQNNQLAPLKPTDVNYIDYAHWLNSPAFRDYHQEFRPFWVERLKGIPEVHALPLDKPRPASHNNDGALVFSTISLTKWQQFQRLCQQNSCSYFIGLHAIFSLLMARLGGEKDVVIGTPLAYRERGDIEDVVGFFVNTIVLRTLLDEHATFIDYLQYCREQDLAAFDHQLFRFESLSEAIGADRTTAHNPIFQIMLVYQAKVDFNDLIPGCGAVEEPSPVLPAKTDLSLKVTELVDGVRLEWLYSKGIFEHQTIARFADMFLRLLDGILAAPETEVMALPLVEQAHQNQVGKALASLPTRVEANRLVHDQMSHHAAVSPTQRAVTGSDGTLSYQALEQAANRLAHYLLAQGSNRQAPGAETKVGVVASRTTQYAVSVLAVWKAGMSYVPLDPAYPTARLQHFVDDAQLSLVIAPDALFAQSHPSLTGCEVLNLTEPSTTKQLSATGQTPPTPTVKENDVAYVIYTSGSTGLPKGVEVEHGAFTNLLTDHTTRLGLNGDSVMLNPMSLAFDAGNMTAILPLFAGAHLVFGKPDETLLDQADFCGATHMISATALFAAMVPRPLRTLHTVAFGGEACPATLATSWQDKLRLLNMYGPTEFTVTALVKELKPGEPVTIGQPVDNTQALIVDERGQLCPVGVAGELCLAGLGLARGYLNQPELTASAFVTLTIAGQRVRCYRTGDKARWLNNGDVEYLGRLDQQIKLRGYRIELAEIENQLAKVAPQLNQVRVVLSGEGAQCQLVAYATMQSASFSDNSVDKVTVDKVTVDVGKILSEANRILPEYMVPAELIVLDELPLTVNGKLDVSRLPARQRTAQHYAQPETDMETDVLAVWRDVLNTELGVEDDFFRLGGDSILSIQLNTRLRDAGFPCTVKDVFEAKTVRKLCRTLTARAETEQAVDAEQGQLSGDFALHPIQHWFDAQPFARPAHWNQAVILAIPNLDNTRLNEMMSKLLAHHDALRLRVVEEGGTRRQRYQASVVVPELKELDASAMTEEALYDALTTLQSQFDLVNGPIMAWARIRHLPVQDEQSQQTGLFLAFHHWVIDAVSWRIIADDLRRLSQGLPLADKTSSYRQWGEALRDYANRHSAQFDFWYRQLDNVSEGASSTLPAVLNKDADGNVTPSHARLQLDHADTARLVGPANTAFSTEVRDLLLSALSVTLNALGWGDQATVMLEGHGREEIDAQLDVSRTVGWFTSTYPCRVSVRPTLAETIKHVKEALREVPDNGVGFNALRCFHPQGEQLTFSPIVLNYLGRQTQKHDQSVEHWRPVPIVPGQTASPLNPGAELLSLHGGIDDGQLTLRQVGVLDQTLSEQFMAAFKANLVKLVHDCEQHSRLYGRLSTPSDFPLVNLTQRELDRLSERFDIEALLPASSLQQSMFVHQRRCPDDEAYLLQTPIRYRQSVDRVRYQQAWQVVVSAFPALRTVISGPYGVDNQLIQVVQRQIDVPFEWVELADEEAPATQIAAYCQQDRQRGIALDGEALMRVRCFRLADDDIQVIFSCHHAVIDGWSGPRLFAALHQAYEALSDPNNSLSPSLLPVDEAYIAHAEYAVKVRPDVEAFWAERALSTVKADDLTRLFGPDFASLPRQRQPEVVRTVLNEQEQAALQHFAREVGVTHSTVVQFAWHRLVAQECGLPSGKTTTIVGNVVPGRDAPVTGIDSSVGLYINTLPLIIEWKNHLPLAEQLRALQDEAMALNQYSTQSLIGLHAGRRSVFDSVFVYENYPRAQTKGSHDLKTPGAMLYPEFGSAFEKVEVPLSLVVNEIGGQLSLRFEFDGAQVEPSRARDVLRQWRASLLEVIAADPQQMLPLASTDSLPEAPVDIAPQGVRNQPPQTIIPSGYPPESQYASEVARLVSEVWQQSTDLSVTPESPYWYQPLCALGISSLAAVGLVQRLNYALNMHDVSAMGVAQPITLAFLYQHATPDAVCRALSVGRAQSAQPPISEQLAMEASDAGE
- the dhbA gene encoding 2,3-dihydro-2,3-dihydroxybenzoate dehydrogenase: MTFSGQFDNKVVWVTGAARGIGYAVAMHFHQLGAQVIGLDNDFGGARKAGAPYPFSTYDVDIANPDQVKAVTQRILSDVPCIDVLANVAGTLRMGKAESLTLDDWHTCLNVNASGAFYLLQQLIPVFKQQRHGAVVTVSSNAAHVPRQHMTAYCASKAALSSLAHCVALELAPYGIRCNLVSPGSTDTQMQRSLWHSEDAEQRTIAGFPEQFKLGIPLGKIAQPEEVANVVVFLASDLASHVTMQDIVVDGGATLNA